Proteins from a genomic interval of Candidatus Eisenbacteria bacterium:
- a CDS encoding GNAT family N-acetyltransferase: MTLAVAAPERLETDRLILRKPVPEDADAIFTRYASDPDVARYMGFPLHRSLDATTAYLERNENEWKKNGAGGYVIESREGRFLGGTGLHVETAHRAATGYVLARDAWGKGYAAEALGALVSVAPRLRIVRLYALTHLDNRPSWRVLEKCGFQREAVLRRHFVFPNLGTSPLDVFLYARIFALEPSP; the protein is encoded by the coding sequence GTGACGCTCGCCGTCGCCGCGCCGGAACGTCTGGAGACGGATCGCCTGATCCTCCGAAAACCGGTACCCGAGGATGCGGATGCGATCTTCACGCGGTACGCAAGCGATCCCGACGTGGCGCGCTACATGGGTTTTCCGCTCCATCGCTCTCTGGATGCGACCACGGCCTACCTCGAGCGGAACGAGAACGAGTGGAAGAAGAACGGCGCGGGAGGGTACGTGATCGAGAGCCGTGAAGGGCGCTTCCTGGGCGGCACGGGACTGCACGTGGAAACCGCCCATCGGGCGGCGACCGGGTACGTGCTCGCCAGGGATGCGTGGGGGAAAGGATATGCCGCCGAAGCGCTGGGCGCGCTCGTCTCGGTCGCTCCACGGCTCCGGATCGTGCGCCTCTACGCGTTGACCCACCTCGACAACCGGCCCTCCTGGCGCGTGCTCGAGAAGTGCGGGTTCCAGCGCGAGGCCGTCCTGCGCCGCCACTTCGTGTTCCCGAATCTGGGCACGAGTCCGCTCGACGTGTTCCTCTACGCGCGGATCTTCGCTCTGGAGCCTTCGCCGTGA
- a CDS encoding protein kinase yields the protein MNPLVPGSKLGPYEIGTLLGAGGMGEVYRARDPRLGREVAVKVLPRAWAGDPERQQRFVAEARAAGSINHPNIVTLHDVGVADGAPYLVTEVLEGEALRAVIERGTLSPERAAEIVIQIAQGLAAAHAKGIVHRDLKPENLQVLPDGRVKILDFGIAKLTRTDSNPLAETTPVFASMTATGTILGTVSYMAPEQLRDKPVDHRADLFALGAIFHELLTGRQPFTGETAADRVSAILMAEPPALPATVETAMPGVEAVISKLLQKRPEGRFDSASDLAFILRLLVTRRAPAVGSTGQAEDLEPGAVRDAPQFRPLTFRDGNVVCSRFAPDGQTVVYQAAFDGKESEIFLSRVESPEARGLGLRNAGLQSVSRTAELAVTLRTRDFIGFVHLGTLARVPMIGGRPRELAEDVFMADWSPDGRELAVIRRVGAGFQLEAPLGRAIHSTTGWMSHPRYSPDGSRLSFFDHPGIGSNSGYVSVIRPGEAPRRLTSVISTLWRGAWGPSGEEIWFGAMGHEQGDGVFAVNLEGRVRRVYSSPGFAGVDDLNADGDALFITVQPRMRLETSTRAGGLADAVDLSWLDWSLLRDLTADGTMVLFDETGFGAGASPGIYIRSIDGEPAVRLGDGVCAAFSPDGRHVLAGQNPMGEAMVIPTGVGKPRRLRTEGLHVSYGDWLPDGREVVLLASEEGQGRRFYRCEIESGKVRLMNEAVIGSLVVKVSPDGSVVVGRGEDGLLALFPLDGSAPRPFAKLGLSYRPAGWAGDSRSFFVFRATEIPAKVSRVDAGTGAMEPWTEVTPLSRSGVDGINSMRFTPDGERYAYSYPRTHSVLHHARGLR from the coding sequence GTGAACCCTCTCGTGCCCGGCTCGAAGCTCGGACCCTACGAGATCGGGACCCTCCTCGGTGCGGGCGGCATGGGTGAGGTCTACCGCGCGCGGGATCCGCGCCTGGGAAGGGAAGTCGCGGTCAAGGTGCTGCCGAGAGCGTGGGCGGGCGATCCGGAGCGGCAGCAGCGCTTCGTGGCCGAAGCGCGCGCCGCGGGCTCGATCAATCATCCGAACATCGTCACGCTGCACGATGTCGGTGTCGCCGACGGCGCGCCGTACCTGGTCACCGAGGTTCTCGAGGGCGAGGCGCTCCGTGCCGTGATCGAGCGCGGAACGCTGTCGCCCGAGCGCGCGGCCGAGATCGTCATCCAGATCGCTCAGGGACTCGCGGCGGCCCACGCGAAGGGAATCGTCCACCGGGATCTGAAGCCCGAGAACCTCCAGGTCCTGCCCGACGGACGCGTCAAGATCCTGGATTTCGGAATCGCCAAGCTGACCCGCACCGACTCGAACCCGCTCGCCGAGACCACCCCCGTGTTCGCCTCCATGACGGCGACCGGGACGATCCTGGGGACGGTCTCGTACATGGCGCCGGAGCAGCTTCGCGACAAGCCGGTGGACCACCGCGCGGATCTCTTCGCGCTCGGCGCGATCTTCCACGAGCTCCTGACGGGAAGGCAGCCCTTCACCGGAGAGACGGCGGCCGACCGCGTGAGCGCGATCCTCATGGCGGAGCCGCCCGCACTGCCGGCGACGGTCGAGACGGCGATGCCGGGCGTGGAAGCGGTGATCTCGAAGCTCCTCCAGAAACGTCCCGAGGGGAGGTTCGATTCCGCGAGCGATCTCGCCTTCATCCTGCGGCTGCTCGTGACGCGTCGGGCGCCTGCCGTGGGATCCACGGGGCAGGCCGAGGACCTCGAGCCCGGAGCCGTCCGGGATGCGCCGCAGTTTCGCCCGCTCACGTTTCGTGACGGAAACGTCGTTTGCTCCCGGTTCGCGCCCGATGGGCAAACGGTCGTGTACCAGGCGGCGTTCGACGGGAAGGAGAGCGAGATCTTCCTCTCCCGCGTGGAATCGCCGGAAGCACGCGGGCTCGGGCTACGAAACGCGGGCTTGCAGTCCGTTTCGAGGACTGCGGAGCTGGCGGTCACGTTGCGTACGAGGGATTTCATCGGATTCGTTCACCTGGGCACCCTGGCCCGGGTTCCCATGATTGGAGGCCGGCCCCGAGAGCTGGCCGAGGACGTGTTCATGGCGGACTGGTCGCCCGATGGAAGGGAGCTCGCCGTGATTCGCCGCGTCGGAGCGGGATTTCAGCTCGAGGCGCCACTCGGCCGGGCGATCCACTCCACGACCGGCTGGATGAGCCATCCGCGGTACTCCCCGGATGGGAGCCGACTCTCCTTCTTCGACCATCCTGGGATCGGGAGTAACTCGGGGTACGTGAGCGTGATCCGGCCCGGAGAGGCGCCGCGACGTCTCACGAGTGTCATCAGCACGCTCTGGCGCGGCGCGTGGGGTCCGAGCGGTGAGGAGATCTGGTTCGGCGCGATGGGGCACGAGCAGGGGGACGGCGTCTTCGCCGTGAACCTCGAAGGACGCGTGCGGAGGGTCTACTCGTCGCCCGGTTTCGCGGGGGTCGATGACCTGAACGCGGACGGGGACGCGCTCTTCATCACCGTTCAGCCGCGCATGCGGCTGGAGACGTCCACGCGCGCGGGAGGCTTGGCCGATGCGGTCGACCTGTCCTGGCTCGACTGGTCCCTGCTGCGGGACCTGACCGCCGACGGGACGATGGTGCTCTTCGACGAAACCGGCTTCGGCGCCGGAGCCTCCCCCGGAATCTACATCCGGTCGATCGACGGGGAGCCCGCCGTTCGGCTTGGGGACGGAGTCTGTGCCGCGTTTTCGCCGGACGGCCGTCATGTGCTGGCCGGCCAGAACCCCATGGGGGAGGCCATGGTGATTCCCACCGGCGTGGGGAAACCGCGGCGTCTCCGCACGGAAGGCCTTCACGTCTCGTACGGAGACTGGCTTCCGGATGGACGCGAGGTCGTCCTGCTCGCCTCCGAGGAGGGACAGGGCCGACGATTCTATCGATGCGAGATCGAGTCCGGGAAGGTCCGGCTCATGAACGAGGCCGTGATCGGCTCCTTGGTGGTCAAGGTATCCCCGGATGGCTCGGTAGTGGTGGGTCGAGGGGAGGACGGATTGCTGGCTCTGTTCCCACTCGACGGCTCGGCACCCAGGCCGTTCGCGAAGCTCGGCCTCTCGTATCGTCCCGCAGGATGGGCCGGAGATTCACGCTCCTTCTTCGTGTTTCGCGCCACGGAGATCCCAGCGAAGGTCTCTCGCGTCGATGCGGGGACCGGAGCGATGGAGCCCTGGACCGAGGTCACACCCTTGTCGCGGAGCGGAGTGGATGGAATCAACTCCATGCGGTTCACTCCCGACGGAGAGCGCTACGCCTACTCCTATCCGCGAACACACTCCGTGCTGCATCACGCCCGCGGCTTGCGATGA